The region GTCGGCTCCGGCCCGTACACGCTGAGCGACGAGACCGTCGCGGGCACGGCGTACGTGCTCGAGAAGCGCGACGAGTACTGGAACGCCGACGCGTTCCCGTTCGACACGATCACCGTCAAGGTCTTCGCCGACCCCACTGCGCAGATCAACGCGCTGCAGGCCGGCGAGATCTACGCGGCAACCGTGAACCCGCAGATGATCGCCCCGTTCGAGGCGGACGCCGAGACGTTCTCCTTCCAGACGGTGACAGGCGCCACGATCGCTGAGCTCGTCATCCTCGACCGCACCGGTGAGCGCATCCCCGCTCTGGGCGACGAACGCGTGCGCCAGGCCATCAACATGGCCATCGATCGCGAGGGCATGGTCTCCTCCTTGATGCCCGACACCGGCGCTGCCACGAACCAGCTGTTCGGCCCGACCGGCAACGCGTACATCGAGGAGCTCGACAGCTACTTCGATTACGACGTCGAGGCTGCCAAGGAGCTCATGGCAGACGCAGGGTACGCCGACGGCTTCACCCTGCCGATCCCGAGCACCTACCTTTCGACCCGCTTCGAGCCGCTCCTCTCCGACCAGCTGAGCGAGATCGGCATCACGGTCGAGTGGGTCCCGACACCTCCCAACGAGATGGACGGCATCAACTTCTCCGGCAAGTACGGCGCGACCATCGCGTTCGGCTCGTTCACCGGTGGTGACCCCGGCATTCTGGAGCAGAACTTCGGATCCGGGCAGAACAACCCGTCGGGCTACACCGACGATGTCATCGACGCTGCGATGGAGGAGATCCACGGCTCGATCGACCAGGACGCGGCTGCCGAGGCGTATCGGACCCTGAACCAGCACGTCGTGGAGATCGGGCTCACCGCACCGTTCGCCCGCATCGACACGATCTGGGTTCTGCGAGACGGCGTGGCCTACCTCGACAGCGGTGCAAGCACCATGAACGAGATTCGCGTGTTCGGACTCGCCGAGTCCGACTGATCCGGAGCGCGGCCGGGCGACATCAGCGCCCGGCCGCGCAACCCGAGGAGCTTCCCTTGATCGGCTACATCCTGCGACGCGTGGGCACGACGCTCATCCTCGTGCTCGTCGTCACCTTCATCACCTTCCTCCTGCTGAGCACTTCCTTCGAGAGCGTCGCGCAGCGTCTCCTGGGCGACTCTGCCAACCCCGAGACCACCGCGGCCATGATGGCCGAACTCGGCCTGGATCGTCCCGTACCGGTTCAGTACGGCGAATGGCTCGTCACTGCAGTCCAGGGCGATTTCGGCAACTCGATCTACAACGGACTCGACGTCGGAACCACGGTCTTCCAGCGGCTGGCTGTGACGCTGTCGCTCATCATTCCGGCACTCGTCATCACCGCACTGATCAGTGTGAGCCTCGGAGTCTGGGCGGCTTCGCGCGGGGGGTTCCCCGATCGGTTCGCCCAGGGGGTCTCACTCGTGGGGTACATCGTCCCCGGTCTGCTTCTGGCGATCGTGCTGGTGCTCGTGTTCGCGGTGAACCTGAAGTGGCTCCCCGCCACCGGCTACGTGCCGATCACGACGAATGTCGTCGGATGGGCGCGCAGCATCACCCTTCCCATCATCGTTCTCGTCGTCGCCAGCGTCGCCAGCCTCACGTCACAGGTGCGCGGCACCATGATCGACGAACTCCGCAAGGACTACGTCCGCACCCTCCGCACCCGCGGAGTCTCGACGGGCCGGATCATCTACAAACACGCGCTGCGCAATGCCGCCGGCCCCGCGTTGACGGTCCTCTCGCTCGAATTCGTCGCGATGTTCGGCGCTGCGCTCATCATCGAGAACGTGTTCGGGCTTCCCGGTATCGGATCGTTCAGCTTCGACGCAGCCCTCCAGGCTGACATTCCCATGCTCCTCGGTCTCACGGTGGTCTCGGTGCTGATGGTCGCGACCGTCAACCTCGTCACCGACCTCGTGAACACCTGGCTCAACCCGAAAGTGAAGCTGTCGTGACAGATAACAAGACTGCACCGCTTGCGATGCCGCCTACCACCGAGGCGATCGCGCTCGCGAGGACTGCCGCGCCCGAGAAGCGCATGGGGCCGTTCCGCCGCCTGATGCGCGATCCTCAAGCGATCATCACTGCGAGCATCCTCACAGTGATCGTCCTGGCCGGCATCCTCGCGCCGATCCTGGCGCCACATGGCCCCAACGACGCCGACGTCTATGCGGTGAACGCGCCGATCGGAACGCCCGGCCACCCCCTCGGCGGTGACGGTGAAGGCCGCGACATCCTCTCGCGTCTTCTCTACTCGATCAACACGAGCACGGTCTCGGCGATCATCGGGACCGGCGTCGCGGTGCTCGTGGGTGTGACGTTCGGTCTGGTCGGCGGCTATTTCGGCTCGCGCACTCGCGCGACCACCGAATGGATCTTCAACCTGCTGATGACGTTCCCCGGGATGCTGCTGCTGATCATGCTGATGCCCGTCACCGGTGGTGACTACCGCGTCACGATGCTGATCTTCGGTGTACTGCTCTCGCCCGGGATCTACCGCATCGTCCGCAACGCGGTGCTCGGAGTGAAAGAGGAACTCTACGTCGACGCGGCGCGAGTCTCCGGCCTCACGACATCTCGCATCCTGTTCCGCCACGTCCTGGTGGTCGTGCGCGGGCCGGTGATCATCGCGGCGGCCTTCATGGCCGGGGCGGCGATCGGCCTCCAGTCGGGCCTCGCCTTCCTCGGCGTGGGTTCGAAGGACATCCCGAGCTTCGGCGCGATGATCGCGTCGGGGTTCCAGAACCTCTATCTCGCCCCGATGCAGTTCGTCTGGCCCAGCATTCTGCTCGGACTCATGACCGCCTCGCTGGTGCTCCTGGGCAATTCCCTCCGCGATGCGTTCGAGGGTTCGCGTCCTGTCGCATCCAAGATGGGAGCGGGCCAGCGGGTCGCGACGACGACGACGCCGTCCGCGGTCGTCGGAGGCGACGGACCCGTGCTGCGCGTGAGCGATCTGGGCATCGCCTATCCCCAACCCGACGGCAGCGTCGTGGAGGTCGTCAAGGGCGTGACGTTCGACCTCGAGCGCGGGGAGACGCTCGGTCTTGTCGGTGAGTCCGGCTCGGGGAAGACTCAGACAGCTTTCGCGGTGCTGGGCGTCTTGCCCAACGAGGCGATCATCACCAGCGGATCGATCCTCTTCGAGGGTCGGGAACTGCTCGGCCTGGATGACAGGCAGATGTCGGCGTTGCGCGGGCGAGCGATCGCCTATGTGCCCCAGGAGCCGATGTCGAATCTCGATCCGTCCTACACGATCGGCTCTCAGCTCATCGAGAGCCTGCGGGCGACTCAGCGGGTGTCGCGGGCCGAGGCGAAGGAGCGCATACTCGCACTGCTCGATCGCTGCGGTATCGCCGACCCGCACCGTGCCTTCGGATCTTATCCGCACGAGATCTCGGGCGGCATGGCGCAGCGTGTGCTGATCGCCGGTGCCGTCGCGAGCCGTCCGAAACTGCTCATCGCGGACGAGCCGACAACGGCGCTCGATGTCACGGTGCAGGCCGAGATCCTCGACCTGCTCAGGGAGCTGCAGGGCGAGCTCGGCATGGCCGTGCTTCTGGTCACGCACAACTTCGGCGTTGTCGCCGACAGCTGCACAAGCCTGGCGGTGATGCGATCGGGAGAGATCGTCGAAACAGGCAAGACGATCGATGTCTTCCGGGCACCGACGCACGAGTACACGGTCGGGCTGCTCGACAGCATCCTCGATGAGGACAAGGTCCGAGAAGAACTGACGCCGACCGCGGAGGAGATGGTGCGATGACCCAGACGCTTCTCGAGGTCGACGACCTCCGCGTCAGCTTCCCTGGCAAAGGCTTCCGGGCGAAGCCTGTCGAGGTGGTCCACGGCGTCTCGCTGGAGATCGCACGGGGCGAAACGCTGGGCATCGTCGGAGAGTCGGGATCCGGCAAGACCACGATCGGTCGTGCTGTGCTCGGGCTCGTGCCGCCCAGCGCCGGGAGGATCTCATTCGACGGGCATGACATCACGCATGCAGGCAAGCGCACCCGCCGCGCCCTGGCGCGGGACATCCAGGTGATCTTCCAGGATCCGTACACGTCATTGAACCCTGCGATGACGGTCGGAGACATCCTGACCGAGCCGCTTGTCGCGCAGGGCAGAACGCAGCGCGACGCGAGGGAACGCGTGAAGTCGCTGCTCGACCACGTCGGCCTTCCCTTCAACGCCTCCGAGCGACTGCCACGCGAGTTCTCTGGAGGACAGCGTCAGCGTGTGGCCATCGCTCGCGCGCTCGCACCGGATCCGCGCCTCATCGTGTGCGATGAGCCGGTATCGGCGCTCGACCTGTCGACGCAGGCTCGCGTGCTCGACCTGCTCATCGATATCCAGCGGGAGACAGGGGTGGCTTACCTGTTCGTGTCGCATGATCTTGCCGTCGTGCGACACATCAGTCACCGGGTGGCTGTCGTCTATCGTGGCGACATCGTCGAGACCGGGCCGGCCGCAATGGTCACCCGCTCGCCTGAGCACACCTACACCCAGAGGCTGTTGCTTGCGGCGCCGATCGCCGACCCCGAGCGACAGGCCGAGCGTCGCGCCGAGCGCCGTGCGGCCCTGGATTCCGAACTCGTCTAAAGCTCCGTGGCACGCTGATGCGGGCGCGCGTGCACCGGCCTGCTGTGCTCGACGTGCGGCGGCCGGTGCACGCGTGCGCATGTCACTCTTTCAGGGCGGGGATGTACTGGCTCAGATAGGCACCGAGCGCCACCGACGGGCGAGTAGTGGTGCGATCGTAGATGTGCTGAAGGTGAAGCCCGTCACTGAGCGCCATGAACGACCCGGCGAGCTCGGCGTCGGACATCGCCGCATCGACCTCGCCGCGAGCGCGGAGCTCGCCGAACACCGCGGCGAGGAAGCCGCGCCACTCGGTGTAATTGCTCATGTAGTGTTCGTGCGCGGGATGGCGAGGGTCGGTCGCCTCAGCTTGCAGCACCGTGCGCATCTCGACGAGATTCGGCGCTTCCTCCAGCGCTGCCTCCTGAGCCAGCACCGCGCGGAGCAACGTGATCGGATCGTCGCCGGTGATCGCATCGGATGACCGGTGTTCGTGTCGCTCGAGGACGGCGATCAGGAGGTCTTCGCGCGTCGGGAAATGATGCACGAGTCCTCGGTCGGTGATGCCCGCCAACTCTGCGATGTCCTTGATCGTGGTGGCGCGGAATCCGTTCGCTGCATACAGCACCTCGCACGCGTCGACGATCCGCTCTCGGGTTCGAGCCGTCTTCGCGTACGGGCCTCGGCGACGACCGTTCCCCGCGGATGCGACCGCCGAGTCATCCACTGTGGTCGCGTCTTCCATCGGCCCCCGTCGTCCTGTCACTGTGATTTCAGTCTACGTCCGAATATCTCGTTGAAATGGAGTATTCGGCCAACATTCTTCTACGCTGACACCATGCCATCTGTGCGCCCCTACCGAGTTGAAGACGCCGCCGACCTCGCCCGCATCTGCCTTGCCACCGCCGACAACGGCGGAGATGCGACCGGCCAGCTCGATGATGACGACATCCTCCCCGAGTTGTTCGTGCTCCCGTACGTCACCCGGCATCCCGACCTCGCGTTCATTCTGTGCTCCGACGACGACCGACCGATCGGTTATATCGTCGGCACGGATGACACGTCCGCGTTCGAAGCCTGGTTCGGCGCCGAGTGGTGGCCGCGTAACGCCCAGCGCTGGCCGATGCCGGCGTCGTTCACGACCCGAACTGCGGGGATGATCGCGTACGGCTACTCTCGCGGGCATGCGTCCGCGGCCGAGTTCGCGAAGTTCCCGGCCGAGCTGCACATCGATCTTCTGCCCGAAGGTCAGGGAGCGGGCTGGGGTCGGGTGCTGATCGGTCACCTCGCGGCCGCGCTGCGAGAGCGCGGCGTCGCCGGAGTTCGCGCCGGTGTGTCGAAGGAGAATCCGGGCGCCCTCGCGTTCTACCCCCGTGTGGGGTTCGAGAACATCGCGTCGGACGAGCGCAGTCAGACGTTCGGTCTGCCCCTCGACTGACTAGCCGGGAGGTGAGGGTCGAGCGGCAGCATCCAGCTCCGCGAACGCACGATCGAGGATCGTGCGCAGCGAATGGCTGTCGGTTCGGATCCAGCGTGCCCAACAGCGATCCAGCGCGGCGACGGCGGCCGTCGAGAGCACCTCGGCTGCGAAGGGTTCGGTTCCTCGCTCGGCTAGGACCTCGGCGAGCGCCTCGATCTGCGGTCCGCGTGCGCCCTGCAAGCGGGCGCCGACTGCGGGAATCGACTGGATGAGCCGCATCCGCTTGCGCTGGAGGTCGGGGGCGGCTTCGGCGGCGGTCACGGAGGGTTCGAAGGCCGCGCGCAGTTGTCGCCACGTCGATTCGCCCGAATCGCGTGGTGCGTCGCGCAGGGCATCGGCGAACTGCGCTGTGGGGCCGAGCATTACGGAGACGATCACGTCGTCCTTGGACCCGAGGTGACGGAAGAAGGACGCGCGAGAGATGCCCAGGCTTCGGGCGAGTTCGTCGGCGGTGAGGTCGTCGTATCCGTGCTCGAGGATCACGGCGAAAGCCGCCGCGAGAAGCTCCGTGCGCATCGCCTCGTGGGCGCGAGCTCTGATCTCGGTTCTCACGCGTGATAGCTTATCTGATACTGCGTCTCAAACTAGACACTTAGTCGCC is a window of Microbacterium terrae DNA encoding:
- a CDS encoding ABC transporter substrate-binding protein, which gives rise to MTRRGARIAALLTGAALAVSLTACAADDSVTGEEGSETHDLIVGAMGGPASLDPAMLYEGQSAYVWSAVYDTLLAKNPETGEIEGNAAESWEYSEDGLTLTLKIREGMTFSSGDPVDAEAVAASMNRTRTTPGTQQSRFAMVSDVVAVDDSTVEVQFTEFDPAFLETLFNATGVIGDPATVEDEATATDPVGSGPYTLSDETVAGTAYVLEKRDEYWNADAFPFDTITVKVFADPTAQINALQAGEIYAATVNPQMIAPFEADAETFSFQTVTGATIAELVILDRTGERIPALGDERVRQAINMAIDREGMVSSLMPDTGAATNQLFGPTGNAYIEELDSYFDYDVEAAKELMADAGYADGFTLPIPSTYLSTRFEPLLSDQLSEIGITVEWVPTPPNEMDGINFSGKYGATIAFGSFTGGDPGILEQNFGSGQNNPSGYTDDVIDAAMEEIHGSIDQDAAAEAYRTLNQHVVEIGLTAPFARIDTIWVLRDGVAYLDSGASTMNEIRVFGLAESD
- a CDS encoding ABC transporter permease, which produces MIGYILRRVGTTLILVLVVTFITFLLLSTSFESVAQRLLGDSANPETTAAMMAELGLDRPVPVQYGEWLVTAVQGDFGNSIYNGLDVGTTVFQRLAVTLSLIIPALVITALISVSLGVWAASRGGFPDRFAQGVSLVGYIVPGLLLAIVLVLVFAVNLKWLPATGYVPITTNVVGWARSITLPIIVLVVASVASLTSQVRGTMIDELRKDYVRTLRTRGVSTGRIIYKHALRNAAGPALTVLSLEFVAMFGAALIIENVFGLPGIGSFSFDAALQADIPMLLGLTVVSVLMVATVNLVTDLVNTWLNPKVKLS
- a CDS encoding dipeptide/oligopeptide/nickel ABC transporter permease/ATP-binding protein — encoded protein: MPPTTEAIALARTAAPEKRMGPFRRLMRDPQAIITASILTVIVLAGILAPILAPHGPNDADVYAVNAPIGTPGHPLGGDGEGRDILSRLLYSINTSTVSAIIGTGVAVLVGVTFGLVGGYFGSRTRATTEWIFNLLMTFPGMLLLIMLMPVTGGDYRVTMLIFGVLLSPGIYRIVRNAVLGVKEELYVDAARVSGLTTSRILFRHVLVVVRGPVIIAAAFMAGAAIGLQSGLAFLGVGSKDIPSFGAMIASGFQNLYLAPMQFVWPSILLGLMTASLVLLGNSLRDAFEGSRPVASKMGAGQRVATTTTPSAVVGGDGPVLRVSDLGIAYPQPDGSVVEVVKGVTFDLERGETLGLVGESGSGKTQTAFAVLGVLPNEAIITSGSILFEGRELLGLDDRQMSALRGRAIAYVPQEPMSNLDPSYTIGSQLIESLRATQRVSRAEAKERILALLDRCGIADPHRAFGSYPHEISGGMAQRVLIAGAVASRPKLLIADEPTTALDVTVQAEILDLLRELQGELGMAVLLVTHNFGVVADSCTSLAVMRSGEIVETGKTIDVFRAPTHEYTVGLLDSILDEDKVREELTPTAEEMVR
- a CDS encoding ATP-binding cassette domain-containing protein, whose amino-acid sequence is MTQTLLEVDDLRVSFPGKGFRAKPVEVVHGVSLEIARGETLGIVGESGSGKTTIGRAVLGLVPPSAGRISFDGHDITHAGKRTRRALARDIQVIFQDPYTSLNPAMTVGDILTEPLVAQGRTQRDARERVKSLLDHVGLPFNASERLPREFSGGQRQRVAIARALAPDPRLIVCDEPVSALDLSTQARVLDLLIDIQRETGVAYLFVSHDLAVVRHISHRVAVVYRGDIVETGPAAMVTRSPEHTYTQRLLLAAPIADPERQAERRAERRAALDSELV
- a CDS encoding TetR/AcrR family transcriptional regulator: MEDATTVDDSAVASAGNGRRRGPYAKTARTRERIVDACEVLYAANGFRATTIKDIAELAGITDRGLVHHFPTREDLLIAVLERHEHRSSDAITGDDPITLLRAVLAQEAALEEAPNLVEMRTVLQAEATDPRHPAHEHYMSNYTEWRGFLAAVFGELRARGEVDAAMSDAELAGSFMALSDGLHLQHIYDRTTTRPSVALGAYLSQYIPALKE
- a CDS encoding GNAT family N-acetyltransferase — translated: MPSVRPYRVEDAADLARICLATADNGGDATGQLDDDDILPELFVLPYVTRHPDLAFILCSDDDRPIGYIVGTDDTSAFEAWFGAEWWPRNAQRWPMPASFTTRTAGMIAYGYSRGHASAAEFAKFPAELHIDLLPEGQGAGWGRVLIGHLAAALRERGVAGVRAGVSKENPGALAFYPRVGFENIASDERSQTFGLPLD
- a CDS encoding TetR/AcrR family transcriptional regulator → MRTEIRARAHEAMRTELLAAAFAVILEHGYDDLTADELARSLGISRASFFRHLGSKDDVIVSVMLGPTAQFADALRDAPRDSGESTWRQLRAAFEPSVTAAEAAPDLQRKRMRLIQSIPAVGARLQGARGPQIEALAEVLAERGTEPFAAEVLSTAAVAALDRCWARWIRTDSHSLRTILDRAFAELDAAARPSPPG